From the Lathyrus oleraceus cultivar Zhongwan6 chromosome 4, CAAS_Psat_ZW6_1.0, whole genome shotgun sequence genome, one window contains:
- the LOC127137314 gene encoding uncharacterized protein LOC127137314, with product MYCRKMASYIDNDDLLIHCFQDNMSRASLDWYMSLERTKILSWRDMSEALLKQYKYNLDMDPTRLQLQNQAQRSNEIFKEYAQHWHEMASRVHPALSDNELVDIFMGTLQGLYYEKMIGSSSTNFADMVTIGERIENRLKSGKITNTTAPQTTNKRAHEGFAKKKEGEENDVKAGAHPQY from the coding sequence ATGTATTGCAGGAAGATGGCATCGTATATCGACAACGATGACTTGCTAATCCATTGCTTTCAAGACAACATGTCTAGGGCTTCTCTAGACTGGTATATGAGTTTGGAACGTACTAAGATCCTGTCATGGAGGGACATGTCTGAGGCTCTTCTGAAACAATATAAGTATAATCTTGATATGGATCCGACAAGGTTGCAGTTACAGAATCAAGCACAAAGATCCAACGAAAtcttcaaagagtatgctcagcATTGGCACGAGATGGCGTCCAGGGTCCATCCAGCATTGTCAGATAATGAACTTGTGGATATCTTCATGGGTACGCTCCAAGGGTTGTATTATGAGAAGATGATTGGAAGTTCGTCTACAAATTTTGCAGATATGGTAACTATTGGTGAACGCATAGAAAACAGGCTAAAATCAGGGAAGATCACAAATACAACCGCTCCACAAACAACGAACAAGAGGGCGCATGAGGGTTTTGCAAAGAAAAAAGAGGGGGAGGAAAATGATGTGAAGGCAGGTGCCCACCCCCAATATTAG